In the Salvia miltiorrhiza cultivar Shanhuang (shh) chromosome 8, IMPLAD_Smil_shh, whole genome shotgun sequence genome, AAAGATTTATGACTTCACTGAAACTAAAGTGAAAGTGCTCCTGTTCTGTATGCAGGCTGTCCCCCTCAGTTCAAGAAAAGCAACTGGGGGTTCAAGTGAAGGTTATGGTCCATTTCTCCAGCTGCCACATTTTACTGAATCAGTGGTAAAAAAGATTGCCAGAAAggttgttctctctctctctccctccgccTTACCCCTATCTGCTTTTGTGTGTAAATATATGTGTGGCCCCATTGCAAATTACTCAAGTTTGCATTTTGGTATCACAACTACATGCTTGAAATTGCTGTGGCCTTGGTTCTATGGCCATACCTATTTGTGAAAACTACTGCAGCTTCATTATTTTCTGGCAAAGTTTTCCTGTTATTTAACCAAATCTCTCAGTGCCATCATAAAACATTTTTTGTTGGCAATGTTAGAAAATCTTTCATTGTGTAGTCTGTTACGGTGTTGACTTCCGAGTCCTTGTCTCTGTTTAGAAAGTTCGCTCATTCCAAGATCTTCGTGAAATGAAACAACAAGAGCGTGCAGAGCTGTTGACTCAGGTTGCTGGCTTTTCTGATGCTGAAGCCCAAGATGTGGAGATCGTCCTTGAGATGATGCCTTCCATTTCAATTGATTTAACATGTGAGACGGAAGGTGAGGAGGGAATACAAGAGGGTGACATTGTGACCATGCAAGCTTGGATCACACTTCGGCGATGGAATGACTCGATCCGTGCCTTTCCGCATGCTCCTTACTTTCCTTATGAAAAAGAGGAGAATTTTTGGCTACTGCTTGCAGACGCCTCCTCAAATGATGTCTGGATGTCGCAAAAGGTTAATTTCATGGATGAGGCTACTGCAATAATTGCTGCATCTAAAGCAATTCAAGAGTTGAAGGAGGGGTCTGGTGCTAGTGCTAAGGAAATTAACATAGCTGTGAAAGAAGCAATTGATAGAGTGAAATCGGGGTCGAGGTTGGTGATGGGCAAGTTCCAGGCCCCTTCCGAGGGAAACTACAACCTGACCTCCTACTGCTTGTGTGATGCATGGATTGGTTGCGATGCAAAGTCCAATGTTAAGCTCAAGGTATTGAAACGAACTCGTGCTGGCACGAGGAACGTTGTTTCTACCGATGAAGTGCCATCGTTAGAGGATGGAGCTGATGATGAAGACGAGGAAGGCGACGATGaatatgatgatgattatgaGAGCGAGTACAGCGAAGATGATGAGGATGTCAGGGGTCAAGATACTAAAGGAGCTGTGGCAAATGGCTCGGTACATGATGAGCCAAATGATTCGAGTTCTGATGATGGTTCAGAGAGATGAAAATTGAGCTTTTTCCTACTGTCGATTTTCCTTTTATTACTCGACTGTCACATTACAAATGACTTAGATAACAAAGTTATTTATTCCATTTACCAGTGTTGGTATTCGGTTTTCACCATTTTAGGAGGGAAAATATAACTAGATCTAGACTTCTAGTACTTGAGAGATAATAGAATTCGTGTCAAGTGCCATATAGACTAGTTGCTCTTAACGTCATCTACCACATAGCACCATTTGTTACAAATTACTATAATTTGTTTCTGAGGAGGAGCCAtggtattatttttattttttatatttttgagaTCGTTATTCAACTGGAACCTTCAGAATTTCTAGGGCTGGTATGAACCAGaataaataaagaagaaaaatataaaggtggtaTTTCACTGTTCGCAAGTCTGATTCTTTTATTGATAGCTCGATTTCCTGGTAGGAGATGTGAACATATCCACACTAATATTATTAGCAGCAATGCATACCATCGAAATTATGAATTCTCGCAGATGGTGTATAAATGAGTCTATAACAAGCTCTTCAAAACAAAATACTATATAACTTGCAAGATATTTTTGAGCTTATAAAGCAAACCTCAAACCCCTGAATCACATCCAAGAAACTGGTTCTCGACCCCAGTCAATTGACAAAAATAGTATCAGATTCTCAATCAGCTTCGAGAGCTCATCGAGAATCAGAGACTATATCGCCAGTGTCGAGCACGAGGGTCTTCGATGGGAACACAATAGCAGCCACTGGGTTACTCTCAATGCCACCTCCCTGATCAATTATTAACCTCAACTCTTCAATATGGACCTTTCCATGGTGACCACTCACCAAAATAGTTGGAGTTCCCCTCAATTCCTACAAGATAAAGAAATATATCAAATATCACAGTTTTGTTCAAACAGAAGTTGAGAATTAAGAAAATCACCTCTGGGATGTCCCAGACGTCCTTTCTTCCACTAAGAGGTTCGACTTTAGGGATCCTCGTATCCTTGGCTCTCAGATAATTTAGCTGCTCTTTGACCCCTTTACCTTTCTCCAAACCAGCATGTACAGCTATCAGTTTACAGTTCTGCACTCCTTTTTCTGTCTCTATACTTACATTATCCTTGCAGATTCAATAGGCCAAGTTAGTCGTTAGGTTTGATTCTCtttgtgcagagcagagcatcTCTAGGCTTACTTACCTCTTCATGAACCCAAACCAAATCTGCAAGAAATTTCTTGTGCTCGTCTGGAACTGCCTTCCTCAACTCTGTGGTACAAGTAACGCATCATAACATGAAACTAGGACATCCTAAACTGAAATTTCTATGATATTCAAGAGTATCTTCCAAGTCAATCCATCTAAACCAGACAGGATCACTTGGATTCCATCAAGAAACTCAAAATGGGTCAGCTCCAACAGATATAAAAAAAGTAGACTACCCTACAATGGAAGCTGCGTAATATTTTTTACCTTCATGAACTACTCTCCAATTTCAacaagagaaaaaagaattaatCAAAAAACAGAAAGAAAATCATAATCCAATTGATTTATTaacaaacaaaaatcaaataGTGTTTCGTCAAGGCTTACGTGAAGAGATGACTTCCAACACAAAGTCAGTATTCAGAATCTTGTTTACAAAAGCTAAAAGCATAATAAAAAGAAGCAACACATAAGTATATATACTTATTAAAGATGAAAGTGATACCTGCAGATCCATGCGGAACCCCATAGGATTGGAAAGTAGGGGCGGCATCGTAAATGGAGCCCTGATAATCAGTGTTCTTGGCGCGATTAAAGCCAATCATCCTGCCTGCCCACCTTCTTCCCTGCAAATGCATATTCTCGTAGCCTTCACCCTTgtaccacctctctctctcctcattcaTGGCGTACTCCTCCCACGTCGCAGAGAAATCGGAGCCGTCGACGGGGCTAGGGAGAAGCCCCAGGAAAGCAGCGAATGCGAGGTCATGGTTGCCGCAGAGGAAGACATGACGTTGATTAGGGTAGTTTGAGGGGAGTGAAATCAAGAAATCGATGACTTCCTTAGTATTAGGGCCTCTGTCGCAGTAATCGCCCAGGAATATAATTAGGGCAGATTGGAAATCAGAGGGGGGTAGTGCTTTTTCGAGGTTAGACCACAAGTTTTGCAGTTTTCTTATGTAACCGTGGATGTCGCCTACGCAGCAAACCATTCTCGCTTTACTTGTAGCCATTGATGAGATGAAGAAGTGGCCTTCAAGTTTCAACACACAATTACCACTTTCAAAAAAATGGAGGCTCTTAGAGCATCCACGTGAATCACTTACTAACTCATCCAAAGAGGGGATCATTTATAAGTCAGTAACCAGCATTTGGGGAAATTCATTCAACTAACtcatattccctccgtcccatgaagcatgccacacttcttttcggtacggaaattaagaaatttgtattttgtgtgttaagtatggtaggtgaaaaagtgaaaatgtgaataaagggtaaattttttgccatttttagaaacgtgtcatgcttcgtgggacagaccaaaaaagaaactgtgtcatgcttcgtgggacggagggagtattcattagttttaatttagaaaCAATATATTCTGATTGTcattttgaaaatgaaaatacaatatttagccactaattgaaaaaatacaaaatctagtcatttttttattttttatgattgttttgcccttaaCTAGGGCAGACTAGATTCGGATTTGTGCACGAGTTAGGCATACATGGCATTATACTCAGTGCTGcatgaatggtacttatggtcatattagtgtcattagtgtcatacgaatggtacttatgacgATATTAGTaccattagtgtcatatatcTGTGTGCTAATATTATTTAGATAGATacagttatatgaccatttagggtttatattatcatttagggtttagatttctcatttagagtttagattatctattaagggtttagattctccatttagtgtgctgcacgaatggtacttatggtcattTTAGtatcattagtgtcatatactctcttatATAATGTTACACAAAtagtacttatggccatattagtgtcattagtgtcatatacttagATATTTTTTTCGGTTGGCACATATGTGCCTAACTCGCGCTCAAACCCAAATTCGACCCGAATCcgatccgccctaattaagggcaaaacagtctttacacgtaataaatgatcagattttgtatttttttcaattagtggccaaatattgtgtttccatCTTCAAAATGACTACTTCAAAAGAGCCCTctttaatttatgcatttttttaatttaaattgcatcaatttaaatgacacaattacttgaaattaaaattgcattaatttaatttacataaaaaaattaaaataaacaccTAAATAACTATTCCGGCACTAGAAATCCGAAACATGTCCGAACGTGCTGGATCAAATCCGCTTGGAGCTTGGCATGCATCGTCCTATCTCTGAAAATTGCATCTCTATGAACATACTCCTCGAAGCTAGGCGGGGATAGTTGCTTCCCCTTcgttctccacaatcatgttgtggagaataaATGGTCAATGTATCAATTTTGGGCCGGACTTCTAATGATTTCTCATCGAGCTTGAAgcactccaaaggcacgttcgacatcctttcgtgccaattcttgcatcttcttgaaccttgccTCTTTCGGATTGGCCGCCAACGGTAGGCCCTTGACGAACGTTGGCCACTCAGAGTAGTAGCCCATTTGGTAGTAGGATCGGTTGACTTCAAAGATCACTGACGATGACGTTCATCCCAAAACATCGGCGGACAAAGGCGACTGGTTcagaacgttgatgtcgttgttcgagcTGGGAATAACATGCCGGCCCTCATGCATCTGAAGCAGTCGTTGAACGTCCGCTGGTGTAGGACGCTGAAGATACTCGGCACCGTATGCCTGGATGACAGCTTTGTAAAACTTCTTTAGGCATAGCCATTTGTCGTGTCAGCAATTTTCAAATACTCATCAAAAGTATTCGCCGAAACACCGGTGGCTTGTTGT is a window encoding:
- the LOC130996586 gene encoding tyrosine-protein phosphatase RLPH2-like, with translation MIPSLDELVSDSRGCSKSLHFFESGNCVLKLEGHFFISSMATSKARMVCCVGDIHGYIRKLQNLWSNLEKALPPSDFQSALIIFLGDYCDRGPNTKEVIDFLISLPSNYPNQRHVFLCGNHDLAFAAFLGLLPSPVDGSDFSATWEEYAMNEERERWYKGEGYENMHLQGRRWAGRMIGFNRAKNTDYQGSIYDAAPTFQSYGVPHGSAELRKAVPDEHKKFLADLVWVHEEDNVSIETEKGVQNCKLIAVHAGLEKGKGVKEQLNYLRAKDTRIPKVEPLSGRKDVWDIPEELRGTPTILVSGHHGKVHIEELRLIIDQGGGIESNPVAAIVFPSKTLVLDTGDIVSDSR